A DNA window from Theobroma cacao cultivar B97-61/B2 chromosome 5, Criollo_cocoa_genome_V2, whole genome shotgun sequence contains the following coding sequences:
- the LOC18598984 gene encoding remorin: MLTLQGAITNGENDQTQDHNRDHHDHDDDEHIRDIHALTPPHPPAVNRGRWETGSHRSSSLSVSSEAGSTENFTTMSREFNALVLAGSSIENNDSDSINTLNNHNHLTRIGEEEVPEETNPLAIVPDNNPFDQGPEQRRAESGGSLAASSSGHAEVSVLRVKKEEVESKISAWQNAKVAKINNRFKREDAIINGWESEQVQKATSWMKKVERKLEEKRARALEKMQNDVAKAHRKAEERKASAEAKRGTKVARVLEIANLMRAVGRAPAKRSFF; the protein is encoded by the exons ATGTTAACTCTTCAAGGGGCGATCACCAATGGCGAAAACGATCAAACTCAGGACCATAACCGTGACCATCATGACCATGACGATGATGAGCATATCAGGGACATCCATGCTTTGACCCCACCTCATCCTCCAGCTGTGAACCGTGGCCGTTGGGAGACGGGTAGCCATCGATCATCCTCTTTGTCCGTATCTAGTGAAGCTGGTTCGACTGAAAACTTTACTACCATGAGTAGGGAGTTCAATGCTCTTGTTCTTGCTGGCTCTTCCATTGAAAACAATGATTCTGATTCTATAAACACTTTAAACAATCATAATCACTTGACCAGGATTGGAGAGGAGGAAGTGCCTGAGGAAACTAATCCTTTGGCTATAGTGCCAGATAATAACCCCTTTGATCAGGGTCCGGAACAAAGGAGGGCCGAGTCAGGAGGGTCGTTGGCGGCGAGCAGTAGTGGCCATGCGGAGGTTTCTGTGCTGCGAGTGAAGAAAGAGGAGGTTGAGTCCAAAATATCTGCATGGCAAAACGCAAAGGTTGCAAAGATTAATAATAGGTTCAAGAGAGAAGATGCTATAATTAATGGGTGGGAGAGTGAGCAAGTTCAAAAGGCCACTTCTTGGATGAAGAAAGTTGAG AGGAAGCTAGAGGAGAAAAGAGCAAGAGCCTTAGAAAAGATGCAAAACGATGTGGCAAAAGCGCACAGAAAAGCTGAAGAGAGGAAGGCATCAGCTGAGGCCAAGAGAGGAACCAAAGTTGCCAGGGTTCTTGAAATAGCCAATTTGATGAGAGCTGTTGGGAGAGCTCCAGCCAAACGATCCTTCTTTTGA